The Megalopta genalis isolate 19385.01 unplaced genomic scaffold, iyMegGena1_principal scaffold0062, whole genome shotgun sequence genome includes a region encoding these proteins:
- the LOC143261721 gene encoding uncharacterized protein LOC143261721, with amino-acid sequence MAVQAMPAGKLETKMAESSAISPKDFHLEDAGAEKDRLKKQASFYVEIRPGAQNGQQVSQDGSQMKMQGLSVVQQSQVAPQMQSYSFQQAPQPVQSLGVFQAPQAYVVPQQSFVVPQQVVPQQVVPQQMMHQQVVPSVQTLQIIQPSQPCPQESKVQIVERRVEVPAPTPVPEVVTVKPQPQPERIVEPQTQVIETIKLVPVPPVCKNKLVVVPSKPMVVVPEPTIVKVPHCTHQSEGMTCNCNQQAIRAAAVGPVDHMHHMHMRAHTHPMHLGKMMTDFRFLKDPKA; translated from the exons TGCGGGTGCTGAGAAGGACAGGCTGAAGAAGCAGGCGTCCTTCTACGTGGAGATCCGTCCAGGTGCTCAAAATGGACAGCAGGTGTCTCAGGATGGGTCGCAGATGAAAATGCAGGGCCTGAGCGTGGTGCAACAATCGCAGGTGGCGCCACAGATGCAGAGTTACAGCTTCCAGCAGGCCCCGCAGCCTGTGCAGTCTCTGGGAGTCTTCCAGGCTCCTCAG GCATACGTGGTGCCCCAGCAGTCGTTCGTGGTTCCCCAGCAGGTGGTGCCCCAACAGGTGGTTCCCCAGCAGATGATGCACCAGCAGGTGGTCCCTTCGGTGCAGACTCTGCAGATCATCCAGCCATCTCAACCTTGCCCTCAGGAGTCGAAGGTGCAGATCGTAGAAAGGAGAGTCGAGGTCCCAGCACCGACTCCAGTCCCCGAAGTGGTCACTGTAAAGCCCCAGCCCCAGCCCGAGAGGATCGTGGAACCGCAGACTCAGGTGATCGAGACCATTAAGCTGGTCCCAGTGCCCCCAGTTTGCAAGAATAAACTGGTTGTCGTGCCCTCCAAGCCCATGGTGGTCGTTCCTGAGCCAACTATCGTCAAGGTGCCTCATTGCACTCATCAAAGCGAAGGGATGACCTGCAACTGCAATCAACAGGCGATAAGGGCTGCCGCCGTAGGACCTGTTGATCACATGCATCACATGCACATGAGGGCTCATACTCATCCCATGCACCTTGGCAAGATGATGACTGACTTTCGTTTCCTCAAGGACCCAAAAGCTTAG